A DNA window from Syngnathus typhle isolate RoL2023-S1 ecotype Sweden linkage group LG2, RoL_Styp_1.0, whole genome shotgun sequence contains the following coding sequences:
- the LOC133150248 gene encoding MYND-type zinc finger-containing chromatin reader ZMYND8-like isoform X3: MHPQSLAEEELKTEPDVVEGMEATARSKAPDPPGSAERSLVPQKRKISSPTHSSNGHSPTDTSSSPLKKKKKPGAMNSSKDQDGRNDFYCWLCHREGQVLCCELCPRVYHAKCLKLPAEPEGDWFCPECERITVAECIETQSKAMTMLNIDQLSYLLKFALQKIKQPGTEPFQKPVSLEQHPDYAEYIFHPMDLSTLEKNIKKKMYGCTEAFLADMKWILHNCIIYNGGNHKLTATAKVIVKICEHEMNEIEVCPECYLSSCQKRDNWFCEPCSQPHTLVWAKLKGFPFWPAKALREKDGQVDARFFGQHDRAWVPINNCYLMSKEIPFSVKKTKSIFNSAMQEMEVYVENIRKKFGVFNYAPFRTPYTPNNQLQMLLDPSNPSAGTVKTEKPDKLRFNFDLTASPKMVLSKSSTTGGMNRRVSMTDMPRSPMSTNSSVHTGSDGEQDTEKPSRNSALHYSTGEESMDCTASPVSGKVGPAGSLTGSPKPLNPSLVPKQERPASTGGILNLNLDRVKAEMDLRELSESVQQQQQQLQQLGPAALPTPKRPIRSLDKTIESCKAQLGIDEISEDVYKGVDHSDTDESEKSDSSDSEYASDEEHKPKSSVQDEKGKADRKRPRANAEAENKDSVGGMVEKSTSATQLKEKQGSNGQEEALQEKPRMTQSQPLPDKPKAPEESRTPNATTSAAEQDSDSERELVIDLGDEHGGRDSKKSRKDTGSSSTKTSKEANTVKSEGKVTNSTTATAPAASTPKDGLQSSSGALNAIPTSASGPPSAASTTSGTSSTPSASVASTSPAVKKQRPLLPKDTFLQRAVVWNPTKVQTSSQKSHVQKQQQAEQSTAQSQGQVQTQSQSQQNSSSTRYQTRQAAKVQSKDSPQSAGSSSYLSGDLPIPTASADVAADIARYTNKIMDSIKGTMTEIYNDLSKSTTGNTIAEIRRLRIEIEKLQWLHQQELSEMKHNLELTMAEMRQSLEQERERLIAEVKKQMELEKQQAVDETKKKQWCANCRKEAIFYCCWNTSYCDYPCQQAHWPEHMKSCTQSASASQQEPEVEPNPDTLGKSTSNSPATQTLTAPTGTAIPASSSSSISDKSSSPTYIDKNKDSAGVTVT; this comes from the exons ATGCATCCACAGAG TCTGGCTGAGGAAGAGCTAAAGACAGAGCCGGATGTGGTAGAAGGGATGGAGGCAACGGCACGGTCTAAAG CCCCTGATCCCCCAGGGTCAGCAGAACGCTCCCTGGTACCACAAAAGAGGAAGATCTCCAGTCCCACCCACTCGTCCAATGGCCACTCTCCAACTGACACCTCCTCCAGTccactcaagaaaaaaaagaaacctggaGCTATGAACTCTAGCAAAGACCAG GACGGCAGGAATGACTTCTACTGCTGGCTGTGCCACCGCGAGGGCCAGGTGCTCTGCTGTGAGCTCTGCCCCAGGGTGTACCACGCCAAGTGCCTCAAACTACCAGCTGAGCCTGAGGGCGACTGGTTCTGTCCTGAGTGTGAG AGAATAACAGTTGCCGAATGCATTGAAACACAGAGCAAAGCCATGACCATGTTGAATATAGACCAGCTCTCTTACTTACTCAAATTTGCACTCCAAAAGATTAAGCAGCCTGGG ACGGAGCCCTTTCAGAAACCTGTGTCCTTGGAACAGCATCCTGACTATGCTGAGTACATTTTTCACCCCATGGACTTGTCGACTTTAGAGAAG AATATCAAGAAGAAAATGTATGGCTGCACTGAAGCCTTTCTTGCTGATATGAAGTGGATCTTACATAACTGCATCATTTATAACGGAG GCAATCATAAATTAACAGCAACAGCAAAAGTCATTGTCAAGATATGTGAGCACGAG ATGAATGAGATTGAAGTATGCCCTGAGTGCTACCTGTCTTCCTGTCAAAAAAGGGACAACTGGTTCTGTGAGCCATGT AGTCAGCCGCATACATTGGTCTGGGCTAAACTCAAAGGCTTTCCCTTCTGGCCAGCAAAAGCTCTTCGGGAAAAGGATGGGCAGGTTGATGCACGTTTTTTTGGACAACATGACAG AGCTTGGGTGCCCATCAACAACTGCTACCTAATGTCCAAAGAGATCCCTTTCTCCGTAAAGAAGACAAAGAGCATTTTCAACAGTGCCATGCAAGAAATGGAAGTTTATGTAGAAAACATTCGTAAGAAATTTGGAGTTTTTAACTACGCGCCATTTCGAACTCCTTACACGCCCAACAACCAGCTCCAAATGTTGCTGGATCCTTCGAACCCCAGCGCCGGTACAGTCAAAACCGAGAAACCCGATAAACTGCGCTTTAACTTTGATTTAACCGCATCTCCGAAGATGGTTCTTAGTAAGAGTTCCACAACCGGTGGGATGAATCGGAGGGTCTCCATGACGGATATGCCTCGGTCCCCGATGAGTACAAACTCTTCGGTTCACACGGGGTCCGACGGAGAGCAAGATACAGAAAAGCCCAGTAGAAATTCTGCTTTACACTACAGTACCGGAGAGGAATCCATGGACTGTACCG CATCGCCTGTCTCGGGAAAGGTTGGTCCAGCAGGCAGCTTGACGGGCAGCCCAAAGCCACTCAATCCGAGCTTGGTGCCCAAGCAGGAGAGGCCGGCATCCACGGGTGGGATCCTCAATCTCAACTTGG atCGAGTGAAAGCCGAGATGGATCTGAGAGAGTTGAGTGAGAGtgtgcagcagcaacagcaacagctGCAGCAATTGGGGCCAGCCGCCCTCCCCACGCCAAAGAGACCCATCAGGAGTCTCGACAAGACTATTGAAAGCTGCAAGGCCCAACTTG GGATAGATGAGATTTCTGAAGACGTATATAAAGGTGTGGATCATAGTGACACTGACGAGTCTGAGAAATCGGACTCCAGCGATAGCGAGTATGCCAGCGACGAGGAGCACAAGCCAAAAAGCTCTGTACAGGATGAAAAGGGCAAAGCGGATCGAAAGCGGCCCCGAGCAAATGCAGAAGCAGAGAATAAGGACTCAGTTGGAGGGATGGTGGAAAAATCCACCTCTGCAACCCAGCTCAAAGAGAAACAGGGCAGCAACGGACAAGAAGAGGCCCTTCAAGAAAAGCCCCGAATGACCCAGTCTCAGCCCCTCCCTGACAAGCCAAAGGCCCCGGAAGAGAGCAGAACACCGAATGCAACAACATCAGCAGCAGAGCAAGACTCTGATTCCGAAAGAGAGCTGGTGATTGACCTCGGAGATGAACACGGAGGCCGTGACTCGAAGAAGTCAAGAAAAGACACGGGTAGCTCTTCTACCAAAACCTCTAAAGAGGCCAATACTGTCAAATCGGAGG GAAAAGTAACCAATTCCACTACGGCAACTGCACCAGCTGCTTCCACCCCGAAAGATGGCTTGCAGTCTTCCTCGGGTGCTCTCAACGCCATTCCCACTTCCGCATCTGGTCCGCCCAGTGCTGCCTCAACCACCAGCGGCACTTCCAGCACTCCCTCTGCCTCTGTTGCGTCAACCTCGCCAGCAGTGAAGAAACAGCGCCCCCTGTTGCCCAAAGACACGTTTTTGCAGCGAGCGGTGGTTTGGAATCCTACCAAAGTGCAGACTTCCTCTCAGAAAAGTCACGTCCAGAAGCAGCAACAGGCAGAGCAGTCGACTGCACAGTCGCAAGGGCAGGTGCAGACCCAAAGTCAGTCTCAGCAGAATTCTTCGAGTACACGCTACCAGACCAGACAAGCAGCCAAAG TTCAATCGAAAGATTCTCCTCAGAGTGCTGGCTCATCTTCTTACTTGTCGGGAGACTTGCCAATCCCGACTGCTTCTGCAGATGTAGCTGCGGACATAGCCAGATACACAAACAAA ATTATGGACTCAATAAAAGGAACGATGACTGAAATCTACAACGACCTTTCGAAAAGCACTACAGGAAATACAATCGCAGAG ATTCGACGGCTGAGGATAGAGATTGAGAAACTTCAGTGGTTGCATCAACAAGAGCTGTCTGAGATGAAGCACAATCTTG AACTAACAATGGCGGAGATGAGGCAAAGTCTGGAGCAGGAGAGAGAAAGGCTGATAGCGGAGGTGAAAAAGCAAATGGAATTAGAAAAGCAGCAAGCTGTGGATGAGACGAAAAAAAAGCAGTGGTGCGCCAACTGCAGAAAGGAGGCCATCTTCTATTGTTGTTGGAACACCAGTTACTGCGATTACCCTTGCCAGCAAGCCCACTGGCCGGAACACATGAAATCCTGCACGCAGTCAG CTTCAGCTTCACAACAAGAACCAGAAGTTGAGCCCAACCCAGACACTTTGGGCAAATCCACAAGCAATTCCCCGGCCACACAAACTCTGACTGCCCCAACAGGGACAGCCATACccgcctcatcatcatcatccatatCCGACAAAAGCAGCTCTCCCACATATATTGATAAGAACAAGGACAGTGCTGGTGTTACTGTGACATAA
- the LOC133150248 gene encoding MYND-type zinc finger-containing chromatin reader ZMYND8-like isoform X1: protein MHPQSLAEEELKTEPDVVEGMEATARSKAPDPPGSAERSLVPQKRKISSPTHSSNGHSPTDTSSSPLKKKKKPGAMNSSKDQSELRHGPFYYMKQPSLTTDPVDVVPQDGRNDFYCWLCHREGQVLCCELCPRVYHAKCLKLPAEPEGDWFCPECERITVAECIETQSKAMTMLNIDQLSYLLKFALQKIKQPGTEPFQKPVSLEQHPDYAEYIFHPMDLSTLEKNIKKKMYGCTEAFLADMKWILHNCIIYNGGNHKLTATAKVIVKICEHEMNEIEVCPECYLSSCQKRDNWFCEPCSQPHTLVWAKLKGFPFWPAKALREKDGQVDARFFGQHDRAWVPINNCYLMSKEIPFSVKKTKSIFNSAMQEMEVYVENIRKKFGVFNYAPFRTPYTPNNQLQMLLDPSNPSAGTVKTEKPDKLRFNFDLTASPKMVLSKSSTTGGMNRRVSMTDMPRSPMSTNSSVHTGSDGEQDTEKPSRNSALHYSTGEESMDCTGNSSSRFTLTHFTRKGKIDKIRFVVNAASPVSGKVGPAGSLTGSPKPLNPSLVPKQERPASTGGILNLNLDRVKAEMDLRELSESVQQQQQQLQQLGPAALPTPKRPIRSLDKTIESCKAQLGIDEISEDVYKGVDHSDTDESEKSDSSDSEYASDEEHKPKSSVQDEKGKADRKRPRANAEAENKDSVGGMVEKSTSATQLKEKQGSNGQEEALQEKPRMTQSQPLPDKPKAPEESRTPNATTSAAEQDSDSERELVIDLGDEHGGRDSKKSRKDTGSSSTKTSKEANTVKSEGKVTNSTTATAPAASTPKDGLQSSSGALNAIPTSASGPPSAASTTSGTSSTPSASVASTSPAVKKQRPLLPKDTFLQRAVVWNPTKVQTSSQKSHVQKQQQAEQSTAQSQGQVQTQSQSQQNSSSTRYQTRQAAKVQSKDSPQSAGSSSYLSGDLPIPTASADVAADIARYTNKIMDSIKGTMTEIYNDLSKSTTGNTIAEIRRLRIEIEKLQWLHQQELSEMKHNLELTMAEMRQSLEQERERLIAEVKKQMELEKQQAVDETKKKQWCANCRKEAIFYCCWNTSYCDYPCQQAHWPEHMKSCTQSASASQQEPEVEPNPDTLGKSTSNSPATQTLTAPTGTAIPASSSSSISDKSSSPTYIDKNKDSAGVTVT, encoded by the exons ATGCATCCACAGAG TCTGGCTGAGGAAGAGCTAAAGACAGAGCCGGATGTGGTAGAAGGGATGGAGGCAACGGCACGGTCTAAAG CCCCTGATCCCCCAGGGTCAGCAGAACGCTCCCTGGTACCACAAAAGAGGAAGATCTCCAGTCCCACCCACTCGTCCAATGGCCACTCTCCAACTGACACCTCCTCCAGTccactcaagaaaaaaaagaaacctggaGCTATGAACTCTAGCAAAGACCAG TCAGAGCTAAGACATGGTCCCTTTTACTATATGAAGCAGCCATCACTCACCACAGaccctgttgatgttgtaccgCAGGACGGCAGGAATGACTTCTACTGCTGGCTGTGCCACCGCGAGGGCCAGGTGCTCTGCTGTGAGCTCTGCCCCAGGGTGTACCACGCCAAGTGCCTCAAACTACCAGCTGAGCCTGAGGGCGACTGGTTCTGTCCTGAGTGTGAG AGAATAACAGTTGCCGAATGCATTGAAACACAGAGCAAAGCCATGACCATGTTGAATATAGACCAGCTCTCTTACTTACTCAAATTTGCACTCCAAAAGATTAAGCAGCCTGGG ACGGAGCCCTTTCAGAAACCTGTGTCCTTGGAACAGCATCCTGACTATGCTGAGTACATTTTTCACCCCATGGACTTGTCGACTTTAGAGAAG AATATCAAGAAGAAAATGTATGGCTGCACTGAAGCCTTTCTTGCTGATATGAAGTGGATCTTACATAACTGCATCATTTATAACGGAG GCAATCATAAATTAACAGCAACAGCAAAAGTCATTGTCAAGATATGTGAGCACGAG ATGAATGAGATTGAAGTATGCCCTGAGTGCTACCTGTCTTCCTGTCAAAAAAGGGACAACTGGTTCTGTGAGCCATGT AGTCAGCCGCATACATTGGTCTGGGCTAAACTCAAAGGCTTTCCCTTCTGGCCAGCAAAAGCTCTTCGGGAAAAGGATGGGCAGGTTGATGCACGTTTTTTTGGACAACATGACAG AGCTTGGGTGCCCATCAACAACTGCTACCTAATGTCCAAAGAGATCCCTTTCTCCGTAAAGAAGACAAAGAGCATTTTCAACAGTGCCATGCAAGAAATGGAAGTTTATGTAGAAAACATTCGTAAGAAATTTGGAGTTTTTAACTACGCGCCATTTCGAACTCCTTACACGCCCAACAACCAGCTCCAAATGTTGCTGGATCCTTCGAACCCCAGCGCCGGTACAGTCAAAACCGAGAAACCCGATAAACTGCGCTTTAACTTTGATTTAACCGCATCTCCGAAGATGGTTCTTAGTAAGAGTTCCACAACCGGTGGGATGAATCGGAGGGTCTCCATGACGGATATGCCTCGGTCCCCGATGAGTACAAACTCTTCGGTTCACACGGGGTCCGACGGAGAGCAAGATACAGAAAAGCCCAGTAGAAATTCTGCTTTACACTACAGTACCGGAGAGGAATCCATGGACTGTACCGGTAATTCCTCCTCTCGCTTTACACTCACTCACTTTACACGGAAAGGTAAAATTGATAAGATACGTTTTGTCGTGAATGCAGCATCGCCTGTCTCGGGAAAGGTTGGTCCAGCAGGCAGCTTGACGGGCAGCCCAAAGCCACTCAATCCGAGCTTGGTGCCCAAGCAGGAGAGGCCGGCATCCACGGGTGGGATCCTCAATCTCAACTTGG atCGAGTGAAAGCCGAGATGGATCTGAGAGAGTTGAGTGAGAGtgtgcagcagcaacagcaacagctGCAGCAATTGGGGCCAGCCGCCCTCCCCACGCCAAAGAGACCCATCAGGAGTCTCGACAAGACTATTGAAAGCTGCAAGGCCCAACTTG GGATAGATGAGATTTCTGAAGACGTATATAAAGGTGTGGATCATAGTGACACTGACGAGTCTGAGAAATCGGACTCCAGCGATAGCGAGTATGCCAGCGACGAGGAGCACAAGCCAAAAAGCTCTGTACAGGATGAAAAGGGCAAAGCGGATCGAAAGCGGCCCCGAGCAAATGCAGAAGCAGAGAATAAGGACTCAGTTGGAGGGATGGTGGAAAAATCCACCTCTGCAACCCAGCTCAAAGAGAAACAGGGCAGCAACGGACAAGAAGAGGCCCTTCAAGAAAAGCCCCGAATGACCCAGTCTCAGCCCCTCCCTGACAAGCCAAAGGCCCCGGAAGAGAGCAGAACACCGAATGCAACAACATCAGCAGCAGAGCAAGACTCTGATTCCGAAAGAGAGCTGGTGATTGACCTCGGAGATGAACACGGAGGCCGTGACTCGAAGAAGTCAAGAAAAGACACGGGTAGCTCTTCTACCAAAACCTCTAAAGAGGCCAATACTGTCAAATCGGAGG GAAAAGTAACCAATTCCACTACGGCAACTGCACCAGCTGCTTCCACCCCGAAAGATGGCTTGCAGTCTTCCTCGGGTGCTCTCAACGCCATTCCCACTTCCGCATCTGGTCCGCCCAGTGCTGCCTCAACCACCAGCGGCACTTCCAGCACTCCCTCTGCCTCTGTTGCGTCAACCTCGCCAGCAGTGAAGAAACAGCGCCCCCTGTTGCCCAAAGACACGTTTTTGCAGCGAGCGGTGGTTTGGAATCCTACCAAAGTGCAGACTTCCTCTCAGAAAAGTCACGTCCAGAAGCAGCAACAGGCAGAGCAGTCGACTGCACAGTCGCAAGGGCAGGTGCAGACCCAAAGTCAGTCTCAGCAGAATTCTTCGAGTACACGCTACCAGACCAGACAAGCAGCCAAAG TTCAATCGAAAGATTCTCCTCAGAGTGCTGGCTCATCTTCTTACTTGTCGGGAGACTTGCCAATCCCGACTGCTTCTGCAGATGTAGCTGCGGACATAGCCAGATACACAAACAAA ATTATGGACTCAATAAAAGGAACGATGACTGAAATCTACAACGACCTTTCGAAAAGCACTACAGGAAATACAATCGCAGAG ATTCGACGGCTGAGGATAGAGATTGAGAAACTTCAGTGGTTGCATCAACAAGAGCTGTCTGAGATGAAGCACAATCTTG AACTAACAATGGCGGAGATGAGGCAAAGTCTGGAGCAGGAGAGAGAAAGGCTGATAGCGGAGGTGAAAAAGCAAATGGAATTAGAAAAGCAGCAAGCTGTGGATGAGACGAAAAAAAAGCAGTGGTGCGCCAACTGCAGAAAGGAGGCCATCTTCTATTGTTGTTGGAACACCAGTTACTGCGATTACCCTTGCCAGCAAGCCCACTGGCCGGAACACATGAAATCCTGCACGCAGTCAG CTTCAGCTTCACAACAAGAACCAGAAGTTGAGCCCAACCCAGACACTTTGGGCAAATCCACAAGCAATTCCCCGGCCACACAAACTCTGACTGCCCCAACAGGGACAGCCATACccgcctcatcatcatcatccatatCCGACAAAAGCAGCTCTCCCACATATATTGATAAGAACAAGGACAGTGCTGGTGTTACTGTGACATAA
- the LOC133150248 gene encoding MYND-type zinc finger-containing chromatin reader ZMYND8-like isoform X2 has product MHPQSLAEEELKTEPDVVEGMEATARSKAPDPPGSAERSLVPQKRKISSPTHSSNGHSPTDTSSSPLKKKKKPGAMNSSKDQSELRHGPFYYMKQPSLTTDPVDVVPQDGRNDFYCWLCHREGQVLCCELCPRVYHAKCLKLPAEPEGDWFCPECERITVAECIETQSKAMTMLNIDQLSYLLKFALQKIKQPGTEPFQKPVSLEQHPDYAEYIFHPMDLSTLEKNIKKKMYGCTEAFLADMKWILHNCIIYNGGNHKLTATAKVIVKICEHEMNEIEVCPECYLSSCQKRDNWFCEPCSQPHTLVWAKLKGFPFWPAKALREKDGQVDARFFGQHDRAWVPINNCYLMSKEIPFSVKKTKSIFNSAMQEMEVYVENIRKKFGVFNYAPFRTPYTPNNQLQMLLDPSNPSAGTVKTEKPDKLRFNFDLTASPKMVLSKSSTTGGMNRRVSMTDMPRSPMSTNSSVHTGSDGEQDTEKPSRNSALHYSTGEESMDCTASPVSGKVGPAGSLTGSPKPLNPSLVPKQERPASTGGILNLNLDRVKAEMDLRELSESVQQQQQQLQQLGPAALPTPKRPIRSLDKTIESCKAQLGIDEISEDVYKGVDHSDTDESEKSDSSDSEYASDEEHKPKSSVQDEKGKADRKRPRANAEAENKDSVGGMVEKSTSATQLKEKQGSNGQEEALQEKPRMTQSQPLPDKPKAPEESRTPNATTSAAEQDSDSERELVIDLGDEHGGRDSKKSRKDTGSSSTKTSKEANTVKSEGKVTNSTTATAPAASTPKDGLQSSSGALNAIPTSASGPPSAASTTSGTSSTPSASVASTSPAVKKQRPLLPKDTFLQRAVVWNPTKVQTSSQKSHVQKQQQAEQSTAQSQGQVQTQSQSQQNSSSTRYQTRQAAKVQSKDSPQSAGSSSYLSGDLPIPTASADVAADIARYTNKIMDSIKGTMTEIYNDLSKSTTGNTIAEIRRLRIEIEKLQWLHQQELSEMKHNLELTMAEMRQSLEQERERLIAEVKKQMELEKQQAVDETKKKQWCANCRKEAIFYCCWNTSYCDYPCQQAHWPEHMKSCTQSASASQQEPEVEPNPDTLGKSTSNSPATQTLTAPTGTAIPASSSSSISDKSSSPTYIDKNKDSAGVTVT; this is encoded by the exons ATGCATCCACAGAG TCTGGCTGAGGAAGAGCTAAAGACAGAGCCGGATGTGGTAGAAGGGATGGAGGCAACGGCACGGTCTAAAG CCCCTGATCCCCCAGGGTCAGCAGAACGCTCCCTGGTACCACAAAAGAGGAAGATCTCCAGTCCCACCCACTCGTCCAATGGCCACTCTCCAACTGACACCTCCTCCAGTccactcaagaaaaaaaagaaacctggaGCTATGAACTCTAGCAAAGACCAG TCAGAGCTAAGACATGGTCCCTTTTACTATATGAAGCAGCCATCACTCACCACAGaccctgttgatgttgtaccgCAGGACGGCAGGAATGACTTCTACTGCTGGCTGTGCCACCGCGAGGGCCAGGTGCTCTGCTGTGAGCTCTGCCCCAGGGTGTACCACGCCAAGTGCCTCAAACTACCAGCTGAGCCTGAGGGCGACTGGTTCTGTCCTGAGTGTGAG AGAATAACAGTTGCCGAATGCATTGAAACACAGAGCAAAGCCATGACCATGTTGAATATAGACCAGCTCTCTTACTTACTCAAATTTGCACTCCAAAAGATTAAGCAGCCTGGG ACGGAGCCCTTTCAGAAACCTGTGTCCTTGGAACAGCATCCTGACTATGCTGAGTACATTTTTCACCCCATGGACTTGTCGACTTTAGAGAAG AATATCAAGAAGAAAATGTATGGCTGCACTGAAGCCTTTCTTGCTGATATGAAGTGGATCTTACATAACTGCATCATTTATAACGGAG GCAATCATAAATTAACAGCAACAGCAAAAGTCATTGTCAAGATATGTGAGCACGAG ATGAATGAGATTGAAGTATGCCCTGAGTGCTACCTGTCTTCCTGTCAAAAAAGGGACAACTGGTTCTGTGAGCCATGT AGTCAGCCGCATACATTGGTCTGGGCTAAACTCAAAGGCTTTCCCTTCTGGCCAGCAAAAGCTCTTCGGGAAAAGGATGGGCAGGTTGATGCACGTTTTTTTGGACAACATGACAG AGCTTGGGTGCCCATCAACAACTGCTACCTAATGTCCAAAGAGATCCCTTTCTCCGTAAAGAAGACAAAGAGCATTTTCAACAGTGCCATGCAAGAAATGGAAGTTTATGTAGAAAACATTCGTAAGAAATTTGGAGTTTTTAACTACGCGCCATTTCGAACTCCTTACACGCCCAACAACCAGCTCCAAATGTTGCTGGATCCTTCGAACCCCAGCGCCGGTACAGTCAAAACCGAGAAACCCGATAAACTGCGCTTTAACTTTGATTTAACCGCATCTCCGAAGATGGTTCTTAGTAAGAGTTCCACAACCGGTGGGATGAATCGGAGGGTCTCCATGACGGATATGCCTCGGTCCCCGATGAGTACAAACTCTTCGGTTCACACGGGGTCCGACGGAGAGCAAGATACAGAAAAGCCCAGTAGAAATTCTGCTTTACACTACAGTACCGGAGAGGAATCCATGGACTGTACCG CATCGCCTGTCTCGGGAAAGGTTGGTCCAGCAGGCAGCTTGACGGGCAGCCCAAAGCCACTCAATCCGAGCTTGGTGCCCAAGCAGGAGAGGCCGGCATCCACGGGTGGGATCCTCAATCTCAACTTGG atCGAGTGAAAGCCGAGATGGATCTGAGAGAGTTGAGTGAGAGtgtgcagcagcaacagcaacagctGCAGCAATTGGGGCCAGCCGCCCTCCCCACGCCAAAGAGACCCATCAGGAGTCTCGACAAGACTATTGAAAGCTGCAAGGCCCAACTTG GGATAGATGAGATTTCTGAAGACGTATATAAAGGTGTGGATCATAGTGACACTGACGAGTCTGAGAAATCGGACTCCAGCGATAGCGAGTATGCCAGCGACGAGGAGCACAAGCCAAAAAGCTCTGTACAGGATGAAAAGGGCAAAGCGGATCGAAAGCGGCCCCGAGCAAATGCAGAAGCAGAGAATAAGGACTCAGTTGGAGGGATGGTGGAAAAATCCACCTCTGCAACCCAGCTCAAAGAGAAACAGGGCAGCAACGGACAAGAAGAGGCCCTTCAAGAAAAGCCCCGAATGACCCAGTCTCAGCCCCTCCCTGACAAGCCAAAGGCCCCGGAAGAGAGCAGAACACCGAATGCAACAACATCAGCAGCAGAGCAAGACTCTGATTCCGAAAGAGAGCTGGTGATTGACCTCGGAGATGAACACGGAGGCCGTGACTCGAAGAAGTCAAGAAAAGACACGGGTAGCTCTTCTACCAAAACCTCTAAAGAGGCCAATACTGTCAAATCGGAGG GAAAAGTAACCAATTCCACTACGGCAACTGCACCAGCTGCTTCCACCCCGAAAGATGGCTTGCAGTCTTCCTCGGGTGCTCTCAACGCCATTCCCACTTCCGCATCTGGTCCGCCCAGTGCTGCCTCAACCACCAGCGGCACTTCCAGCACTCCCTCTGCCTCTGTTGCGTCAACCTCGCCAGCAGTGAAGAAACAGCGCCCCCTGTTGCCCAAAGACACGTTTTTGCAGCGAGCGGTGGTTTGGAATCCTACCAAAGTGCAGACTTCCTCTCAGAAAAGTCACGTCCAGAAGCAGCAACAGGCAGAGCAGTCGACTGCACAGTCGCAAGGGCAGGTGCAGACCCAAAGTCAGTCTCAGCAGAATTCTTCGAGTACACGCTACCAGACCAGACAAGCAGCCAAAG TTCAATCGAAAGATTCTCCTCAGAGTGCTGGCTCATCTTCTTACTTGTCGGGAGACTTGCCAATCCCGACTGCTTCTGCAGATGTAGCTGCGGACATAGCCAGATACACAAACAAA ATTATGGACTCAATAAAAGGAACGATGACTGAAATCTACAACGACCTTTCGAAAAGCACTACAGGAAATACAATCGCAGAG ATTCGACGGCTGAGGATAGAGATTGAGAAACTTCAGTGGTTGCATCAACAAGAGCTGTCTGAGATGAAGCACAATCTTG AACTAACAATGGCGGAGATGAGGCAAAGTCTGGAGCAGGAGAGAGAAAGGCTGATAGCGGAGGTGAAAAAGCAAATGGAATTAGAAAAGCAGCAAGCTGTGGATGAGACGAAAAAAAAGCAGTGGTGCGCCAACTGCAGAAAGGAGGCCATCTTCTATTGTTGTTGGAACACCAGTTACTGCGATTACCCTTGCCAGCAAGCCCACTGGCCGGAACACATGAAATCCTGCACGCAGTCAG CTTCAGCTTCACAACAAGAACCAGAAGTTGAGCCCAACCCAGACACTTTGGGCAAATCCACAAGCAATTCCCCGGCCACACAAACTCTGACTGCCCCAACAGGGACAGCCATACccgcctcatcatcatcatccatatCCGACAAAAGCAGCTCTCCCACATATATTGATAAGAACAAGGACAGTGCTGGTGTTACTGTGACATAA